The following are from one region of the Vitis riparia cultivar Riparia Gloire de Montpellier isolate 1030 chromosome 9, EGFV_Vit.rip_1.0, whole genome shotgun sequence genome:
- the LOC117921718 gene encoding cytochrome P450 CYP82D47-like, with protein sequence MDTPSQLVAISGILGLVLLYGVWRVRTLAGKSKGRSAPEPSGAWPFLGHLPLLRGQTPVFRTLGAMADKHGPVFMIRLGVHRTLVVSSCEAVKECFTTNDKVFASRPSSSAGKILGYNHAGFVFAPYGALWREMRKLSMMEILSARRLDALKHVRISELDLSIKDLYSLGKGSDCVHPVKVVMSEWFQHLSFNIVLKMIAGKRYFNTSGHGNEEARRAIATIQKFLSLAGAFVLSDAIPGVEWMDSQGYLGSMKRVAKEVDSLVGGWVEEHEMRLNSEGSKRQDLIDVMLSVLEDTSIFGHSRETVIKATVMTLMVGGTDTVASTSTWLLSALLNNKHALKRAQEELDLKVGRGRWVEESDIPNLHYLQAVIKETLRLYTAAPLSAPHEAMEDCHVAGYHIPKGTRLFVNAWKLHRDPSVWSDPEDFQPERFLTTHADLDVWGQHFELIPFGSGRRSCPGITMALKLLHLVIGRLLQGFDLSTPLNAPVDMREGLSIILAKVTPLEVMLTPRLPSQFY encoded by the exons ATGGATACCCCTTCTCAGTTAGTAGCAATCTCAGGAATTCTGGGGTTGGTTTTGTTGTATGGTGTATGGAGAGTTAGGACTCTTGCTGGGAAGAGCAAGGGCAGGTCAGCCCCAGAGCCATCTGGTGCCTGGCCATTTCTAGGTCACCTTCCTCTACTACGAGGCCAAACCCCAGTATTCCGAACCCTTGGAGCCATGGCTGATAAGCACGGCCCCGTCTTCATGATCCGCCTTGGAGTGCACCGAACACTTGTGGTGAGCAGCTGTGAGGCTGTTAAAGAATGCTTCACCACTAATGACAAGGTCTTCGCCTCACGCCCAAGTTCCAGTGCAGGAAAGATCTTAGGATACAACCACGCTGGATTTGTTTTCGCCCCTTATGGAGCCCTTTGGCGTGAGATGCGCAAGCTGTCCATGATGGAAATCCTCTCAGCCCGTCGCCTCGATGCATTAAAGCATGTGCGGATTTCGGAATTGGATCTTTCCATTAAAGATTTGTACTCACTTGGAAAAGGCAGCGACTGTGTCCATCCAGTAAAGGTAGTGATGAGTGAATGGTTTCAACACCTCAGCTTCAATATAGTCCTAAAGATGATCGCAGGGAAGAGGTATTTCAATACTTCTGGCCATGGAAACGAGGAAGCAAGGCGGGCCATAGCAACAATTCAGAAATTCCTCTCTCTAGCGGGGGCCTTTGTTTTGTCGGATGCCATTCCAGGTGTAGAATGGATGGATTCACAAGGGTATTTGGGGTCGATGAAGCGGGTGGCGAAGGAAGTGGACTCTCTTGTGGGAGGTTGGGTGGAAGAACATGAGATGAGGCTCAACAGCGAGGGCAGCAAGAGGCAGGATTTAATTGATGTGATGCTATCGGTGCTTGAAGACACTTCCATATTTGGCCATTCAAGGGAAACAGTCATCAAGGCAACAGTAATG ACTCTCATGGTGGGAGGCACCGACACTGTGGCTTCAACCTCCACATGGCTTCTGTCTGCATTATTAAACAATAAACATGCTTTGAAGCGTGCTCAAGAGGAGCTAGATCTAAAAGTTGGTAGAGGCAGGTGGGTGGAAGAATCGGATATTCCAAACCTGCATTACCTTCAAGCCGTTATCAAGGAAACCCTGAGGCTATACACAGCAGCTCCTCTATCTGCGCCACACGAAGCCATGGAAGACTGTCATGTTGCTGGCTACCACATTCCAAAAGGCACCCGCTTGTTTGTGAATGCGTGGAAGTTGCACCGTGACCCAAGTGTCTGGTCCGACCCTGAAGATTTTCAGCCGGAGAGGTTTCTGACAACCCATGCGGATTTAGATGTTTGGGGGCAGCATTTTGAGCTCATCCCATTTGGTTCTGGTAGAAGATCTTGCCCAGGGATCACCATGGCCTTAAAATTGTTACACTTGGTGATTGGTCGGCTGCTTCAAGGGTTTGACTTATCGACACCATTGAACGCTCCGGTGGACATGAGAGAAGGCCTAAGTATTATCTTGGCTAAGGTGACTCCTCTGGAAGTCATGCTCACCCCACGCCTTCCTTCTcaattctattag
- the LOC117922398 gene encoding xanthotoxin 5-hydroxylase CYP82C4-like produces the protein MTLMVGGTDTMASTSTWLLSALLNNKHALKRAQEELDLKVGRGRWVEESDIPNLHYLQAVIKETLRLYTAAPLSAPHEAMEDCHVAGYHIPKGTRLFVNAWKLHRDPSVWSDPEDFQPERFLTTHADLDVWGQHFELIPFGSGRRSCPGITMALKLLHLVIGRLLQGFDLSTPLNAPVDMREGLSIILAKVTPLEVMLTPRLPSQFY, from the exons ATG ACTCTCATGGTGGGAGGCACCGACACTATGGCTTCAACCTCCACATGGCTTCTGTCAGCATTATTAAACAATAAACATGCTTTGAAGCGTGCTCAAGAGGAGCTAGATCTAAAAGTTGGTAGAGGCAGGTGGGTGGAAGAATCGGATATTCCAAACCTGCATTACCTTCAAGCCGTTATCAAGGAAACCCTGAGGCTATACACAGCAGCTCCTCTATCTGCGCCACACGAAGCCATGGAAGACTGTCATGTTGCTGGCTACCACATTCCAAAAGGCACCCGCTTGTTTGTGAATGCGTGGAAGTTGCACCGTGACCCAAGTGTCTGGTCCGACCCTGAAGATTTTCAGCCGGAGAGGTTTCTGACAACCCATGCGGATTTAGATGTTTGGGGGCAGCATTTTGAGCTCATCCCATTTGGTTCTGGTAGAAGATCTTGCCCAGGGATCACCATGGCCTTAAAATTGTTACACTTGGTGATTGGTCGGCTGCTTCAAGGGTTTGACTTATCGACACCATTGAACGCTCCGGTGGACATGAGAGAAGGCCTAAGTATTATCTTGGCTAAGGTGACTCCTCTGGAAGTCATGCTCACCCCACGCCTTCCTTCTcaattctattag